In one Rutidosis leptorrhynchoides isolate AG116_Rl617_1_P2 chromosome 8, CSIRO_AGI_Rlap_v1, whole genome shotgun sequence genomic region, the following are encoded:
- the LOC139863823 gene encoding uncharacterized protein, whose protein sequence is MKVEYHGLLWLAVNLEKIPGKTNSTNASSQKSYVNRKPYIRLWNNPNSTNAIVFLDRPVTGENSGVVEEVDLPPVVIFGDMSRFPCTSPKGLRSAIRVVRIVKEAIESRDSDDIKWYIFGDDDTVFSTENLVRVLNNYDPDKWIYIGSNSESYEQNYRHSFKMAFGGEGFAISKSLGRVLVRVLDSCLMRYPHVYGSHSRVYSCLVELGVELTNVLGFHQVDVRGNLFGILAAHPLSPLLSLHHFDIIDPIFPGFTKLEAVRHLFKAVKHDTARILQQTLSYDLSNSITVLVSWGYAVQVFD, encoded by the exons ATGAAAGTGGAATATCATGGTCTTCTTTGGTTGGCGGTAAACTTAGAGAAGATTCCCGGAAA GACCAATTCCACCAACGCATCCTCACAGAAATCATACGTCAATCGTAAACCTTACATTCGTCTCTGGAACAACCCCAACTCCACTAACGCCATCGTCTTCCTCGACCGTCCAGTCACCGGCGAAAATTCCGGCGTCGTTGAAGAAGTCGACCTCCCTCCGGTGGTGATCTTCGGCGACATGTCACGGTTTCCGTGCACGTCCCCTAAAGGACTCCGGTCCGCGATTCGCGTGGTGCGAATCGTGAAAGAAGCAATCGAATCACGTGATTCAGATGATATAAAATGGTACATATTTGGTGATGATGATACTGTTTTTAGTACGGAGAATTTAGTTAGGGTTTTGAATAATTATGATCCTGATAAGTGGATATATATTGGAAGTAATTCTGAAAGTTACGAACAGAATTATCGGCATTCGTTTAAAATGGCGTTCGGAGGTGAAGGTTTCGCAATTAGTAAGTCGTTAGGTAGGGTTTTAGTTAGGGTTTTAGATTCGTGTTTGATGAGGTATCCGCATGTGTATGGAAGTCATTCTAGGGTTTATTCTTGTTTGGTTGAGCTTGGTGTTGAATTAACAAATGTTCTAGGGTTTCACCAG GTTGATGTACGAGGCAATTTATTTGGGATCCTTGCAGCACATCCATTGTCACCATTGTTATCACTTCATCACTTTGACATAATAGATCCAATATTTCCAGGTTTTACCAAACTTGAAGCGGTGAGACATCTTTTTAAAGCCGTGAAACATGATACTGCTAGGATCCTTCAGCAGACTCTTTCCTATGATTTATCCAACTCGATCACAGTATTAGTTTCTTGGGGTTACGCTGTTCAAGTGTTTGACTGA
- the LOC139863825 gene encoding uncharacterized protein, whose amino-acid sequence MSTRKVHKEYEKLISESNEKSKSLEAKMLRSATLPATFYGNYPVQFATEQKKKVSFIEKQMKKINKIHPLFSLFERRNKKKKATAIPEFSRYMQYLKEGGICHANSTMPSIYG is encoded by the coding sequence ATGAGCACGAGAAAAGTTCACAAAGAATACGAAAAATTAATCAGCGAATCGAATGAAAAGAGCAAATCGTTGGAGGCTAAAATGCTTAGGTCCGCAACATTGCCTGCCACTTTCTACGGAAACTATCCGGTTCAATTTGCGACGGAACAAAAGAAGAAAGTAAGTTTCATTGAGAAACAAATGAAGAAAATCAACAAAATTCATCCATTGTTTAGCTTGTTCGAGAGGAGAAATAAGAAGAAGAAAGCAACTGCTATACCTGAATTCTCAAGGTACATGCAGTACCTAAAGGAAGGTGGTATTTGTCATGCTAATTCTACTATGCCAAGTATCtatggatga